The sequence below is a genomic window from Lolium perenne isolate Kyuss_39 chromosome 4, Kyuss_2.0, whole genome shotgun sequence.
ATCAagttttcttcttccttctctgtaAGATCAACACTTTTAAGAACATGGAATTTGTTAGTATCATCTAAGAACCTGTATTTTAATTCTTTAGGAGAAAGTTTGAGCTCTGGGGGTGGAAGTTCCTCATCTCCATTTATCTCTGGAACTTCATATGCTTCATTCATAGGGAATCGATTATAGGAGATGAGTCAGGAAACTCATCGATATCCATCGTACCAATGTCTTGGGGGATATTCTCATCTAGCAGTGAAGGTGTACGTGCTTGAAGACGACGATGTGTGGTCGATGTTGAAGCAACGGAGGTCCGTTCTTGTTTGCTCTTCCTCGTTGCTGCGATGTGACGGATTAGTCGGATGTAATGCAACCGCCTTGAATGTGAGAGGTTGGGGGTGACAATggaagagttggagcgagaggaaGGATTGAGGGCGGTGAGACGATTTATGGCGCTTGTTCCTGAAGGAACACGACGTTTCTCTCTCCTTCTCCACACATGCAGCCTAGCGATGCGAATGGGCGTGGTGAAACGGCCGAGTTGACCGTTCCTTGGAGAGAAGTTTTAAAGTCGATGCTATCTAACAAGGTAGTAGATGGGAAGGCAACCGAACAACTTATTTTCTTCTCTCCGGATGCGAGCTAAATGGACTCCAAGCTACCAAACAGGCAGTTGTGCGGGGCAATTGTCCATAGATCTGTGCTCTCCGCAGAGTGCTAGCTCCGGCCATCTTGTCTTGATCTGGACGATTCCGAACTGGAACAAGAGGACGGAAAGGAGTGAAGAGGAAAAATCAACCGACCCCTCTGACCTTTGGTCCTTGTCATCCACCCGCGTGCGTGGAGAGGAGGAGAAGGTAAGCGGCGCCGGCGCAGGAGAGGAGGCTCCCGCCCACGTGAACCCACGAATCCACTGTGTGAGCGAGTCACACACACGCACTCGCTCCCACGCCCAGCCACCAACCAACCACTCCAATCTCGGCCACCAAATCTGCGTGCTCTCCTCTCCCCTCTCTCGCAGCGTCGTCAGCGGGGGCAAGATAGACAGGGTGCGCGTGGGGGCCCAGGGCCACACGGGCGACGGGCCCGTGGCGGGCTCGCACGGCTCTGCCCGCCTGCGCACACGAGTCAACGCCTACACAGAGGTGGAAACCACCATCCTCCTCCCCACCTGCTTAAAATATTCCAGCATTTCAACCCCACACCCACTCCCACCGGATGTCCCCAACCTCAACTCAACTCTACTCCCACAAGTCAACTCTCCGCCCGCCGATGCTCCACGCATTATAATCCCCCACTCATCCTCACCTCCACCGCCCTCCtccctcacctccacccaaccATGGGCAATTCCCTCGCCTGCTTCTGCTGCACCGGCGCCGGcgcccctcgccgccgccacgTCGCGCCCGCCGCGCTCCCCTCCGACCCCGCCTACGACGAGGGCCTCGGCCACTCCTTCTGCTACGTCCGCCCCGACAAGCTCCTCCAATCCTACCACTACTCCACCGCCGAAGACGACCTCCTCcccgacgccaccgccgccagcgAGGAGGCCACAACCTTCCGCGCCATCTCGGGCGCGGCCCTCTCCGCCAACGTCTCCACCCCGCTCTCCACCTCCGCGTTGCTCCTCCTGCCCGACGACtcctccgccaccaccgccaccgtctcctCCGGCTTCGAGAGCTCCGACTCCTTCGCCGCGCTCCCGCTCCAGCCCATCCCGCGCTTCCCCTCCGGCCCCATCTCCAACGGCGGCTTCCTCTCCGGCCCCATCGAGCGCGGCTTCCTCTCCGGCCCGCTCGACCCCGCGCTCCTCTCCGGCCCGCTCCCGGGCCCGGCCGCCTCCGCCCGCCTCCCCGCCCTCCGCCGCAGCCTCTCCCACGGCGGCCGCCGCATCCGCGACTTCACCCGCGCCATCCTCTCCCGCGCCGACCGCTTCAATCCGGCCGCCGTCTCCGGAAGCCTCGGCTcccccgacgccgccgccgccgccgtcgccgcctgcgGCGGCGACGCCAGCGGCCTGCAGTGGGCGCAGGGCAAGGCCGGCGAGGACCGCGTccacgtcgtcgtctccgaggaGCGGGGGTGGGTCTTCGTCGGCATCTACGACGGCTTCAACGGCCCCGACGCCACCGACTTCCTCGTCTCCAACCTCTACGCCGCCGTGCACCGCGAACTCCGCGGCCTACTCTGGGACGAACAGTCCCCCCAGCCCGACCACCCAACCTCATCCCCCAGCacaaccaccaccgccaccgaccACCAGGACCAGCACACGCGCAGGCGCCGCGCGCGCCGCGCCCGCCCCCCGCGCGGGAGCGCCGACTACGACGACGAGGAGTCGCAGCGGCGCTGGCGCTGCGAGTGGGACCGCGACTGCTCCAGCCTCAAGCCGCCCACGCAGCCCCACCGCCATCCCCGGACCGACGGCGAGCACGACCACGTCGCCGTGCTCAAGGCGCTCGCGCGCGCGCTCCGCAAGACCGAGGAGGCATACCTCGGCGTCGCCGACAAGATGGTCGCCGAGTTCCCCGAGCTCGCGCTCATGGGCTCCTGCGTGCTCTCCATGCTCATGAAAGGGGACGACATGTACGTCATGGGCGTCGGGGACAGCCGCGCCGTACTGGCCACCATGGACAGCGTTGATCTCGGTGAGGGCTCATTCGACGGCCTGTCGCCGTGCTTGTCGGCCGTGCAGCTCACGTCGGATCACAGCACTTCGATGCCAGAGGTGATTCAGTTTACCCACATCAACATGATTCAAGCTTCATCCAGTGCTCTGCTGTTCTTGTTGGTCTCATACCTTATCCGTTGTCTCAATGCAGGAGGTTCGCAGAATACGGAATGAGCATCCTGATGATCCGGCCGCGATCTCCAAGGACCGCGTGAAGGGATCGCTCAAGGTGACCAGAGCTTTCGGCGCCGGTTTCTTGAAACAGGTTAGCTTTGCATTTGATCATGTCAGTTTTCCTACAAAAGATTAGATTCATTGTGTGAAAATGATTATTGTGCTCTGCAATTGGTTAATAAGTCTGCATTCTGTTAATAAAATACAGTCACATGACCTAGTCATACCTATTTTTGGAAGTAAGTATGCTGAATGCCACAGTTAGTCATATTTTTGGAAGTATGCTCAATGCCACAGTTAGTCATAAGTCCGGAGTAATTCTTTGGAACTTCCTCTTGCTTGACATTGACGTGTGAAATGTTGAGCAAGCACAAAGTCTGAACTTGATTTTATCAGGTACAGAGTTAAGTCAGTTTTGCTGATATTCTCAGTCAACACATAGTTAAAAGTCATGGTTAAGCAAAGGTCAGGAAAATGGGAAATAAGATCTGGTACAATCGGTCCGAAGCTGAAATATAAAATGAATCCGCTGTCAGTTCTAACTGTTGTTTTTAGAGAACAGGTCCACTGTCAGTTCTAACCCCTTGATATGATGACCATCGTCGTTGAACTCACCTTGTTGACATTGACACCATAGACAAACTTCGGCCGGCGGAATTTTCAAACCATGAATAGCTTAGCTCAGCTCCTGCTAGGTCACCGCGTGTACAGCCAGATCGAAAAATTGTGGGAGAAGCTGGCTCCCTGAGAAAACGAGGTTCCTTCAACTTCTGTCCAAGTGCAAAGAATGGACTTGTGCAGTACTGAAATGTGGCCACAAAGCTAGCGATTGGAGTGGCTTTCAAGGAAGGCACGTCTCTCCCTTGCCATGTGAAAGCCTTGTCGGTTCTCTAAGTTGAAATTATTCGCTATTATCAAATTGTATAATCGATCTTGCTGGTGTCCAAGAGGGAAGTCTCTGTCTTGGACCTCAAGTGAGCAAGCTGATGAAAAGAATATAGAGATCTGCCTTGTTCTGTCAACTAGAAAATATTCTAAAGGTTAAGCAACACCAATCCTATTTTGGTTTCATGCCTTGTCAAGGGTCGCCCTCGCATGGCATGTCAGTCCCTTCTCCTGATATATGCGCTAGGAAAATGGATGTGTCATTAGGTAGCCGGGTCAGCGATGTCTAAACTGCAAGCTGTTCGTTTAACGTTTTACAATGCATGTGTCATCTTTTGAACATAAAAATTCTCCATGTGCTGACAGTCATTGCTACTTTTTTACAGCCAAAATGGAACGATGCACTACTGGAGATGTTCCGAATCGATTATGTCGGGTCGTCCCCGTACATCACGTGTAATCCATCTCTTTATCACCATAAGCTCAGCACGAGGGATAGATTCCTGATACTGTCGTCCGACGGTCTCTACCAGTATTTCACAAACGAGGAGGCAGTTGCTCAGGTTGAAATGTTCATCGCAACAACCCCTGAAGGCGACCCTGCCCAGCACCTTGTCGAAGAAGTGCTTTTTCGGGCGGCAAACAAAGCAGGTATGCCCAGCAAATTAAGTCATCATCTTGCAGTAACTTTTGAACTTGTAGATCATCAAGCTGAACTAGCTTGGTCAGTGGCCACCTTTCTCACATTTCTTGCTCCTGTTTCCACAGGAATGGACTTCCACGAACTGATCGAGATCCCGCAAGGCGACCGTCGGCAATACCACGACGACGTGTCGGTCATCATCATCTCCTTGGAGGGCAGGATCTGGAGATCTTGTGTGTAAATAGACATACTAGGCTAGACAGAGAAACGTATATATAGAGAGGGAGAGGTTCTTGCAGTTGCAGGCCTCGATCAGTTCATGCGGCTACTTCCAACTCCACTTCTTCACCCCAGCTGCCACTGTACAATATCAACCAAGCACTGGGTCGGATCTGGGGTTTTGGCACATTACATCCAGCTGAACCACGATGAATCAACCATGTAATGTAAAAGAGGATTTGTTCAATTATTAATAACTGAATATGAGACCAATTGGTCAGGTTTCTTTGACCTTTGCGTGCATCTTCTTTGTTCACACTTTACAGTTACCGTGCGTGTGCACTGGAGACCGATTCTTACTTAGACTTTGGTGATTCTAGAAGGGACTTCCTTGGCAAAGATGCAAGGGGTTTATTTGGTCAGAATAATCATGTTGACCTCTCAACTGATATCCCTGAGCTCAGCTACCCCATGTTGAACAAATGAACAATTGATGTCATCAGCAGGCAGCCATTTTCGCAGGCAGCCAAGCATTGCCAGGTTGCCGTCGTTATCTACTTGTAGATAGACACTTTCTCTTTGAAGGCTGCTGTGAGATAAGGGTACCCCTGGTTATCCATGCCATGAATGCTCTAAGCTGACCTTCTGATCTGTGCATGTGCATCAGTTAACTCTGTCCCTTGGATTCAGCGACCTCTGAAATTCTTAACATCAGGTCAGAGAGGCTGAATGGTTGTTGCTTGTTGACCAATAATTGGTGCTGTGTGTGGTGTGCTACTAGACTACTCCCACTTGCTTGAGTATATGGTTTTCAGAAGAAACAATGGCTGGCAAATAAAGATTTCGGTCCACTAGGAACTAAAATATATCTCCAAGTAAGGATGGTTGGTCATGGCCTATAAAGGTTTGATTTCATTTTATTTTTCTTGAATGGTGAGGTACAGCTATCTTAAAATGTTTGCTTCCTGAATACTAGATGGTAGCACTATTCTTAAGCAAGGGAAAGCCAGATCGAGCATAGGATTTCCTGCAAGAAATGCACACTTCTTTATTCCCTGTGGTGAATGAATTGGTGCTGGGGCGAAAAGAAAGTGGCGTTTCTTAATTATGTTTCTCCCACTATAGGCATTGACGTTGACCGCAAGTCTAGTGCCAAGCTATAAGCTAAAAACATTTCCAAGTGAAACCTTTCGTCATGTTGTTTCTTGAGAGAAACATGTAGTCCCTTTAAAAGGGTTTGCCATTCATTCAGGCTCGTGAAGAGTTGGGAGCATTGGCAGCTATAGAGTCAAAACATACCCTTTCAACCAAAGGTAGAGACGTAGAGTCAAAATTTCAAAAGTTCAACACTTCAACTACCATTTCTTAAAAATTATTAGATTAAATACATGTATCGGAGTAtgcagattgcctagcccttacaTTAGTCCGGAGTTTAGGTTACATTGTCTAGCGCACCAAACTTGAGAACATGAAGACCATGTGGGTAACTTTATTTGATTTTAAAGTGCATTACACTAGAAACTAGTGGTCAAATATGCATTGAGTAGAACATGTTGCTACAATTTATACTAAATCTTAATGTTAAATAAGAGTTGtgttgggggatgacccccggtatgccaaaggcatgccaaactggCCTTATTTAGGCTTTAGAGGTACCAGTTTAAACATTATTCCGGACAACGAACTTAGGATCATGGCAGGTGAAgctataccggtatcccaggaagggtataccggaataggctaagaaggtaccagagtaccggtacaggctacactgtagcacgtcggcagtctggtcaaagattccctcgaGGACTAGAGGACAATGATGAGCGAAGCAcatcagctttaaacgaaggcctgGCGCCAAAGCAAGGTGATGACGTAAAAGATACCGGCAGAGGTCACAGCTCCCTGTTTAAAGTCATAACTGGTGCCAGCAGGGCCAAAgtggctttataaagtagcttagctcatcaaagatgccattagggtttcttcccctgtaagacaccctctcccctatataaagagagggagcACACCCCTACGCGGGACGGTTCGGACCTAGAGAGCAGATGATAAGTTAGAAGTAGAGAGAAAGAGCTTGTactgttcttcttcaacctctggccaaggccaagttcatcaatagAGATACCGGGATTCCACCCGAAATCCATCCTTgtgttaccaaaaccctcccccaaatcctctagcgcacattcggccccaacttaagccatcctatggcatctgtctgttaaccacgacgacagttgacgcccaccgtggggccagcagctacgcttgctggagttcatattcgggcgggcctcctcaccatctccggcgagcgcGTGGTCAGTGGCCTCGTCTACCGCCTCTTCtcgatggacttcatcaacgacaacgctggctgcttctccaacggcggtaagttcaccaagaatgGTCGCATCATCGagcttggcagccaccgcgtctactacggcactgtcccggagcgccagtacctctcgccggtgctggtagcGCTGGACCCGCCAATATATGCACGCGATGAGCGCACCACTTATTTTTACTAATTTAAAAGTTTTTAAAAGCGAAATAAATCCACAATGTCACTACTGCATGAATCTATTATGTGGCAGAATTTCAAAACCAAACTAATATAACtagaaaaacaaaaagaaaaatatgTAGTGTTAATCATCCGAGTTCACAACCCAATTTGAACTACCTACCGTTCTAGCTTGATTCATATATCTTTATATGGAGTTctattttgaattttgatttgAAATTCTATGACATGATTGATACATATTGTATCTATGCCATTTTTTCTTGACTTACGTGGTTACTTGGAGTACCTCGCGCATGCGAGATGTTGTCGCGTACAACCACCTAAAATGGCAATCCGACCAATTTCTTGGTTTCCATATGGTTTAC
It includes:
- the LOC127292101 gene encoding protein phosphatase 2C 35 — its product is MGNSLACFCCTGAGAPRRRHVAPAALPSDPAYDEGLGHSFCYVRPDKLLQSYHYSTAEDDLLPDATAASEEATTFRAISGAALSANVSTPLSTSALLLLPDDSSATTATVSSGFESSDSFAALPLQPIPRFPSGPISNGGFLSGPIERGFLSGPLDPALLSGPLPGPAASARLPALRRSLSHGGRRIRDFTRAILSRADRFNPAAVSGSLGSPDAAAAAVAACGGDASGLQWAQGKAGEDRVHVVVSEERGWVFVGIYDGFNGPDATDFLVSNLYAAVHRELRGLLWDEQSPQPDHPTSSPSTTTTATDHQDQHTRRRRARRARPPRGSADYDDEESQRRWRCEWDRDCSSLKPPTQPHRHPRTDGEHDHVAVLKALARALRKTEEAYLGVADKMVAEFPELALMGSCVLSMLMKGDDMYVMGVGDSRAVLATMDSVDLGEGSFDGLSPCLSAVQLTSDHSTSMPEEVRRIRNEHPDDPAAISKDRVKGSLKVTRAFGAGFLKQPKWNDALLEMFRIDYVGSSPYITCNPSLYHHKLSTRDRFLILSSDGLYQYFTNEEAVAQVEMFIATTPEGDPAQHLVEEVLFRAANKAGMDFHELIEIPQGDRRQYHDDVSVIIISLEGRIWRSCV